One genomic segment of Brassica napus cultivar Da-Ae chromosome A3, Da-Ae, whole genome shotgun sequence includes these proteins:
- the LOC111213134 gene encoding ethylene-responsive transcription factor CRF3-like yields the protein MNMMDEELHEYMDFRPLKYSEHKTSVTKYTKASPETRPDSVRIVRVSVTDPYATDSSSDEEEEDFLFPRRRVRRFVNEIKVEPGCNNTGVSMKERKRLSSPASNRHRPLKVSTSSGQNVRKFRGVRQRPWGKWAAEIRDPEQKRRLWLGTFETAEEAAVVYDNAAIRLRGPDALTNFSVPPQSKEESEPEQPVIDKPESNITTTITTSSTESTEDFQHVSSPTSVLNLQSSSEEIQQPFKSAKPEPEISDASWCHTGFSSGSGESEDSFMLDSTFLDNYFNESTPEFSILDQPMGQLFLENDVFSDTFLDEEIMMNIGDEFTKDIGSVFSEFDDSLMSDLLVV from the coding sequence CACGAGTACATGGACTTTCGACCATTGAAGTACTCTGAGCACAAAACATCAGTCACCAAATACACCAAAGCGTCACCGGAAACTCGACCTGACTCAGTGAGAATCGTTCGCGTCTCTGTAACCGATCCTTACGCGACCGACTCATCGagcgacgaagaagaagaagacttccTCTTTCCTCGCCGGCGAGTCAGGAGATTCGTTAACGAGATCAAAGTCGAGCCAGGCTGCAACAACACCGGAGTTTCGATGAAGGAGAGGAAGAGACTCTCCTCTCCGGCGTCGAACCGCCACCGTCCTCTCAAAGTGTCGACCTCCTCGGGGCAAAACGTGAGGAAGTTCCGCGGCGTTAGACAGCGGCCGTGGGGGAAATGGGCGGCGGAGATTCGAGATCCGGAGCAGAAGCGGAGGCTTTGGCTCGGAACTTTCGAGACGGCGGAGGAAGCCGCCGTGGTTTACGATAACGCTGCTATTAGACTCCGTGGACCGGACGCTCTAACCAACTTCTCTGTACCGCCTCAATCTAAAGAAGAGTCAGAACCGGAACAACCGGTTATTGATAAACCGGAAAGCAACATTACAACGACGATAACAACATCGAGTACCGAATCGACTGAAGATTTTCAACATGTTTCATCTCCCACATCGGTTCTCAATCTCCAATCATCATCCGAAGAAATACAACAACCGTTTAAATCAGCTAAACCGGAACCGGAAATTTCAGATGCATCGTGGTGCCATACCGGGTTTAGTTCCGGTTCAGGTGAATCAGAAGATTCGTTTATGTTGGACAGTACGTTTCTAGACAACTATTTCAACGAATCAACACCGGAGTTTTCAATCCTCGATCAACCAATGGGTCAATTGTTTTTGGAAAATGATGTCTTCAGTGATACTTTCTTGGATGAAGAAATTATGATGAACATTGGAGATGAGTTTACTAAAGATATTGGTTCAGTGTTCAGTGAATTTGATGATTCGTTGATGTCAGATCTGTTAGTCGTTTAA